The genomic segment TCAGGTTTTCTAACTAAGGCACGTGCAATAGATAGACGCTGTTTTTGTCCACCAGAAACATTTGTTCCTCCTTGGGCAATAAGATGGTCATATCCTTCTTTCATTCCATTAATAAAATCTGTAGCTTGTGCTACCGTAGCTGCATGCTGAATTTCTTCAATAGTAGCATTATCCTTACCATATTTAATATTCTCGGCAATAGTTCCAGAAAAGAGTACAGTATTTTGAGGAACGAAACCAATCTTAGACCTTAGAGCTTCCTGACTCATTTCGCGAACATCTACTCCATCAACCAATACTAAGCCACTAACTGCATCATAAAAACGCGGTATTAAGTTTATAAGAGTTGATTTACCAGAACCTGTACCACCAATAATAGCTGTTGTCTCACCAGGTCTTGTACTAAATGTTATGTGGCTAATGGCTGGTTGATCTGCACCTGGGTAGCCGAATGTTACATCCTTAAACTCAACATATCCACTTTGTTTATCAGCCAATTTAATAACCTTTGGATCAATGATTTCCGGTTCCATTTCTAATACTTCATTTATTCTTATTGCAGAAGCTTGCGCCCTTGGTATCATTATAAATACCATAGCAAGCATTAAGAATCCGAATAAAATTTGCATTCCGTATTGTATAAATGCTATTAATGAACCAACTTCCATACTTGAAGCATCTATTCTTTTAGCGCCGAACCAAATAATAGCAACTGTTGTGACATTCATAATTAACATCATTACTGGCAATAAAAATGCCATGATTTTATTCACTTTTACAGCATTATTCATAAGATCAGTATTTGCATCATCAAATCTAGCCTTTTCAGTATCTATACGATTAAATGCACGTACAACCCTAATACCAGTAAGTCCTTCACGTAATACAAGATTCAATTTATCTATCTTCACTTGCATT from the Clostridium sp. CM027 genome contains:
- a CDS encoding ABC transporter ATP-binding protein, translating into MIKLFRFLKEYTLQIVLIVILIFTQVLANLYLPTLMANIVDKGIVQKDVVQTISFLGFSGTYKGIDYIIRIGGLMLLFSAGGAICSVVAAFLSSRTAVGFGRIIRNKLFAKVEGFSLHEFDKVGTATLITRTTNDVTQVQTATVMIFSIMLFAPLTAIGGIVMALREDAHLTWIFAVVIPLLGIIIGITLKFAMPLFKLMQVKIDKLNLVLREGLTGIRVVRAFNRIDTEKARFDDANTDLMNNAVKVNKIMAFLLPVMMLIMNVTTVAIIWFGAKRIDASSMEVGSLIAFIQYGMQILFGFLMLAMVFIMIPRAQASAIRINEVLEMEPEIIDPKVIKLADKQSGYVEFKDVTFGYPGADQPAISHITFSTRPGETTAIIGGTGSGKSTLINLIPRFYDAVSGLVLVDGVDVREMSQEALRSKIGFVPQNTVLFSGTIAENIKYGKDNATIEEIQHAATVAQATDFINGMKEGYDHLIAQGGTNVSGGQKQRLSIARALVRKPEIYIFDDSFSALDFKTDAKLREALKKETAKSTVIIIAQRVATVMDADRIIVLDEGKIAGIGTHKELLTSCKIYHEIVSSQLSEEELS